The DNA segment CCAAAGGGAGAGGGGCTATTTGGTTATCCACCATAATAGGTAGCAACTTGGATTATAGTATATAGATGAATTCTGCGACTCCAATCACTGCGCACAGAATGACTTGAAATTATTTTTCAACTGCGTAACTTCTACATGAGCGAGACTGACTACGCATGGCAAAACGTTCCGAAAGGCTAAAATCCATTCAGAAAGTTGCAGAAAAACGTGAACAGGAAGCGGCGCGAGAAATGGGCAAGACTCGTACCCATCTAAATGAATTGGAAAAACGATTATCCGAGCTGATTACTTTTCGTGAAGAATATGCCCGCAATTTTTTGGCCGATGGAATCAAAGGAATGAGCGTGGGGAAAATGCACGAGTATCAAAATTTTATTACTCGTATTGATCA comes from the Gammaproteobacteria bacterium genome and includes:
- a CDS encoding flagellar FliJ protein, whose protein sequence is MAKRSERLKSIQKVAEKREQEAAREMGKTRTHLNELEKRLSELITFREEYARNFLADGIKGMSVGKMHEYQNFITRIDQAIAFQRTTIEQAKNVYSHRQRIWRHLHGRVMAMEKLAIRYRQQEQALIDQREQKETDERAQRAKRIEL